Within the Rhinoderma darwinii isolate aRhiDar2 unplaced genomic scaffold, aRhiDar2.hap1 Scaffold_944, whole genome shotgun sequence genome, the region atatctcgctgttttatgcccgcggcgctcaatggccgcgggcgaaaaacggcgcgataatcgcccccaaaatactccgtgtgaacatagcctatgaaaaacggctccaaaaacgtcccaagtagtgtcctgcgcttctttttagcggccgtttttttacgcgtaaaaaatcgttgcgaaaaacgctctgtcggagcagaacgccgttttcccattgaaatcaatgggcagatgttttgaggcgttctgcttccgatttttcagccgtttttcgggggtttacggccgtgtgaacatacctgcctgttcacacggagtatattgacgagctttttggcgcagaaaccgctccgcaaaacttgtCAGAAactgtccgaaaatgcctcccattgaggcgggggcggtttactCCCATGAGCGGTAAAACCAtctcacgggagaaagaagggacctgccctatcttcacgcgtttccgcctctgacttcccattgacttccaaacggaattttgaggcagaaattccacctgcaaaaaaactctgtgtgaacaggcggTTAGACTTGTCCTCCAATCACAGGCAGCGGAGTCTACACAACGTCCAATAAGCAGTCACTATGACAGGCAGTTAGACTTGTCCTCCAATCACTGGCCGCGGAGTCTACACAACGTCCAATAAGCAGTCACTATGACAGGCAGTTAGACTTGTCCTCCAATCACTGGCCGCGGAGTCTACACAACGTCCAATAAGCAGTCACTATGACAGGCAGTTAGACTTGTCCTCCAATCACAGGCAGCGGAGTCTACACAACGTCCAATAAGCAGTCACTATGACAGGCAGTTAGACTTGTCCTCCAATCACTGGCCGCGGAGTCTACACAACGTCCAATAAGCAGTCACTATGACAGGCAGTTAGACTTGTCCTCCAATCACTGGCCGCGGAGTCTACACAACGTCCAATAAGCAGTCGTGTGTGGGCGGACCATGAACAGCGGTCACACTATTATCATCACTGCATTATCTGTAGTGAAGGCCGCATGAAGCCCACAATCACCAGCCAAAACACGCCACGTATGGGGGAGGGGAagcggtgtgtatatatatatatatatataatcactaaATCACATTTATTAAACATTCCGCAGCAGGAAGTTCAGACCCGCGTGTGCTACAAGTTGTGCGGTTTTCCGGCAACTTCTGGAGGCGGGGCTTCACGATACGTGTCCGGAAGTTGGAGGGTAACAGATGGTGTGGACATAATGGGCGCCGCTGATAGTCCCGCTCACCCGGGTGAACCGCAAGAAGAACAGCTCCGCGACTACGTTATAGACGGAGCCCACATCAAAGATGGCGGACAGTGCCTCACGTATAGACGTCTGAAAGATGGCGGACAGAACCTCACGTAGGGGCGTCAGAAAGATGGCGGACAGTCAAACGCGTATAGGCGTAGAAAGATGTCGGACAGTGCCTCATGTTTAGTCGTCTGAAAGATGGCGGACGGTGCATAGCGTACAGGCGTCAGAAAGATGGCGCCCGTAGTTACGCTGGTGACGTCATTTCTGAGTGTGATTGACATGTATAGCCACGAATCAGAGCGTGATATTTCCCTAACGTGACGAAGATAGTAGCTAAATGGGCGAGTTTATTTGAAGAGGCGTGGTTATTATTGAAATAGGCGTGGTTAATAATGATAAAACATGAAGAGCAGGCGGAGTCACGTTTTGTGATTGGCTGCGCTGATCGAACTGGAAGATGGCGACGTCCGTGGCTGGTCGAGTATGGGGGAGGGTCGGGGCAGTGTCGGGGGCTCTAGCTGTGACGGCAGGTGCCTACGGAGCTCACGGTGAGAggagggggtattataatgtataCTCATGTGGACGGAGACCACGCCCCCGTTATTTTACCTGCCAAGATCTTTAAAGGGAAGTTCCACCCATCACTACCTGCTGGGTTGTCATAGACATCTGCCAGTATAATACATGTGACTAGTAACAACACCGCCCTGATGACGTCATGTGACCGTACAGGAGGCAGAGCGTCCCTTTATAACGTTATTATACTTCAGGGAGGCTCCAGGGGGCAGATATGTCAGAGGGGAGACTCCCCAGGAGGGGGCGCTCAcccagtgtattatacacctaataCAATGTATGCAGATAGCGCCCCCTAGTCGTGACTGCAGGAAGAAAGAATGTGCTCCCCCTGCTGGTGATCAGTGTAATGTCACTATACACATCTGATAGTCATACACTGATAGACTGTGCGCCCCCTGCTGGTGATCAGTGTAATGTCACTATATACATCTGATAGTCATACACTGATAGACTGTGCTCCCCCTGCTGGTGATCAGTGTAATGTCACTATACACATCTGATAGTCATACACTGATAGACTGTGCGCCCCCTGCTGGTGATCAGTGTAATGTCACTATATACATCTGATAGTCATACACTGATAGACTGTGCTCCCCTTGCTGGTGATCAGTGTAATGTCACTATACACATCTGATAGTCATCCACTGATAGACTGTGCTCCCCCTGCTGGTGATCAGTGTAATGTCACTATACACATCTGATAGTCATACACTGATAGACTGTGCCCCCCCTGCTGGTGATCAGTGTAATGTCACTATATACATCTGATAGTCATACACTGATAGACTGTGCCCCCCCCCTGCTGGTGATCAGTGTAACGTCACTATACACATCTGATAGTCATACACTGATAGACTGTGCTCCCCCTGCTGGTGATCAGTGTAATGTCACTATACACATCTGATAGTCATACACTGATAGACTGTGCCCCCCCTGCTGGTGATCAGTGTAATGTCACTATATACATCTGATAGTCATACACTGATAGACTGCGCTCCCCCTGCTGGTGATCAGTGTAATGTCACTATACACATCTGATAGTCATACACTGATAGACTGTGCCCCCCCCCTGCTGGTGATCAGTGTAACGTCACTATATACATCTGATAATTATACACTGATAGACTGTGCCCCCCTGCTGGTGATCAGTGTAATGTCACTATATACATCTGATAGTCATACACTGATAGACTGTGCTCCCCCTGCTGGTGATCAGTGTAATGTCACTATACACATCTGATAGTCATACACTGATAGACTGTGCTCCCCTTGCTGGTGATCAGTGTAATGTCACTATACACATCTGATAGTCATACACTGATAGACTGTGCTCCCCCTGCTGGTGATCAGTGTAATGTCACTATATACATCTGATAGTCATACACTGATagactgtgcccccccccccctgctggtgATCAGTGTAACGTCACTATACACATCTGATAGTCATACACTGATAGACTGTGCTCCCCCTGCTGGTGATCAGTGTAATGTCACTATACACATCTGATAGTCATACACTGATAGACTGTGCTCCCCCTGCTGGTGATCAGTGTAATGTCACTATACACATCTGATAGTCATACACTGATAGACTGCGCTCCCCCTGCTGGTGATCAGTGTAATGTCACTATATACATCTGATAGTCATACACTGATAGACTGTGCCCCCCCTGCTGGTGATCAGTGTAATGTCACTATATACATCTGATAGTCATACACTGATAGACTGTGCCCCCCCCTGCTGGTGATCAGTGTAACGTCACTATACACATCTGATAGTCATACACTGATAGACTGTGCTCCCCCTGCTGGTGATCAGTGTAATGTCACTATACACATCTGATAGTCATACACTGATAGACTGTGCTCCCCCTGCTGGTGATCAGTGTAATGTCACTATACACATCTGATAGTCATACACTGATAGACTGCGCTCCCCCTGCTGGTGATCAGTGTAATGTCACTATATACATCTGATAGTCATACACTGATAGACTGTGCTCCCCCTGCTGGTGATCAGTGTAATGTCACTATATACATCTGATAGTCATACACTGATAGACTGTGCTCCCCCTGCTGGTGATCAGTGTAATGTCACTATATACATCTGATAGTCATACACTGATAGACTGCGCTCCCCCTGCTGGTGATCAGTGTAATGTCACTATATACATCTGATAGTCATACACTGATAGACTGTGCGCCCCCTGCTGGTGATCAGTGTAATGTCACTATATACATCTGATAGTCATACACTGATAGACTGTGCTCCCCCTGCTGGTGATCagtgtaatgtcacagtacacacATCTTGTCTGTAGTTTTTATCACTTTTCTCTTGCGGTTTCAGGGTTCAGGCGCAGCGATCGGGACGATTACTTGAAGGAGGTATTTgtgctttatatttttattataaagatGATTTGATATTGAGTGCAGGTTCTTAGTGGATGTTTTGCAGCAGGTGGTTGGTTTATGGCTTTTATTTTGCAGCCGTTCCTTTTGGGTGTGTGATCTCATTGGTTGCTTTATACTATGCTTCAGTTTTATATTTATCTCCAGTTTTCTGATTTACTCGTCTCCTGGGAATGATCTTTGGTTTTCAGCTTTATGTGACCGGTAATCAGTATCACTTCCTGCACAGCCTGGCATTACTAGCGGTACCGCACTGCCGACGCCCCCTACTGGTACGTTACCCACACAACAAGTATGTATATATCTCTAGCTGCACGCGCTTCTCATACTTACCCTCTGTTCTCTGGCTCCCCCTGCAGGCTGgatctctcttgacatccggaatGGTCCTGTTTTGTGGTACGTTCTATTACCATGCTCTGAGCGGAGACCCTTCCCTGACCAAGGCTGCACCATACGGGGGCGCACTCCTCATTCTGGGGTGGGCTGCCATGGCGCTGTGAGGAGCCGTGCGGatgatacatttaaaaaaaaaatatcctgtaGACTGATACGAGGCGTTGTAATAAAGGTTTCAGCTGAGATTTTTGAGACCTCTGATGTGGGGCTGGGAGGGGCAGTACGTGGGAATAGGGGTGTCGCCCCCCTGCTGGTAGGTTTGATATTCACAACATTGTAACTTGTGTACAGCGGAGGATGATTGTGGCCTATATGTAGAAGAGAACGTCGTCACCAACTCTATACCCTCCTGGCTCCTCtgtaggcagaaacactaatagtgaccacaggctgcactactgtctatgggaggcagaaacactaatagtgaccacaggctgcactactgtctatgggaggcagaaacactaatagtgaccacaggctgcactactgtctatgggaggcagaaacactaatagtgactacaggctgcactactgtctatgggaggtagaaatactaatagtgaccacaggctgcactactgtctatgggaggcagaaacactaatagtgaccacaggctgcactactgtctatgggaggcagaaacactaatagtgactacaggctgcactactgtctatgggaggtagaaatactaatagtgatcacaggctgcactactgtctatgagaggcagaaacactaatagtgaccacaggctgcactactgtctatgagaggcagaaacactaatagtgaccacaggctgcactactgtctatgggaggcagaaacattaatagtgaccacaggctgcactactgtctatgggaggcagaaacactaatagtgaccacaggctgcactactgtctatgggaggcagaaacactaatagtgaccacaggctgcactgctgtctatgggaggtagaaacactaatagtgaccacaggctgcactactgtctatgggaggtagaaacactaatagtgaccacaggctgcactgctgtctatgggaggtagaaacactaatagtgaccacaggctgcactactgtctatgggaggtagaaacactaatattgaccacaggctgcactgctgtctatgggatgtagaaacactaatagtgaccacaggctgcactactgcctatgggaggtagaaacactaatagtgaccacaggctgcactactgcctatgggaggtagaaacattaatagtgaccacaggctgcactgctttctatgagaggcagaaacactaatagtgaccacaggctacactactgtctatgggaggcagaaacactaatattgaccacaggctgcactgctgtctatgggatgtagaaacactaatagtgaccacaggctgcactactgcctatgggaggtagaaacattaatagtgaccacaggctgcactactgtctatgggaggcagaaacactaatagtttccacaggctgcactactgtctatgggaggtagaaacactaatagtgaccacaggctgcactactgtctatgggaggcagaaacactaatagtgaccacaggctgcactactgtctatgagaggcagaaacactgagggtatgttcacacggcgggggtccgtaacggctgaaattacggggatgtttcagcctgaaaacatccccgtaatttcagccgtaccggcatgtgcaggcgcttgaacgccgcgtcaattacggccgtaattagcgctgctattcattggagtcaatgaataacggctctaattacggccaaagaagtgacaggtcacttctttgacgcgggcgtctatttacgcgccgtcttttgacagcggcgcgtaaatatacgcctcgtgtgaacagacaaacgtctgcccattgctttcaatgggcagatgtttgtcagcgctattgaggcgctattttcgggcgtaattcggggaaaaaacgcccgatgtacgtccgtaaataggccgtgtgaacataccctaatagtgaccacaggctgcactactgtctatgggaggtagaaacactaatagtgaccacaggctgcactaccgtctatgggaggtagaagcaCTAAtagtaatcacaggctgcactactgtctatgggaggtagtaaCACTAATAgtaaccacaggctgcactgctgtctatgggaggtagaaacactaatagtgaccacaggctgcactgctgtctatgggagggagaaacactaatagtgaccacaggctgcactgctgtctatgggaggtagaaacactaatagtgaccacaggctgcactgctgtctatgggaggtagaaacactaatagtgaccacaggctgcactgctgtctatgggaggtagaaacactaatagtgaccacaggctgcactactgtctatgggaggtagaaacattaatagtgaccacaggctgcactgctgtatatgggaggcagaaacactaatagtgaccacaggctgcactaatgTCTatcggaggcagaaacactaatagtgaccacaggctgcactaatgtctatgggagacagaaacactagtagtgaccacaggctgcacttctgtctatgggaggcagaaacactaatagtgaccacaggctgcactgctgtctatgggaggtagaaccactgatagtgaccacaggctgcactactgtctatgggaggtagaaacactaatagtgaccacaggctgcactactgtctatgggaggtagaaacactaattgtgaccacaggctgcactactgtctatgggaggtagaaacactaataatgaccacaggctgcactgctgtctatgggagggagaaacactaatagtgaccacaggctgcactactgtctatgggaggtagaaacactagtagtgaccacaggctgcactgctgtctatgggagggagaaacactaatagtgaccacaggctgcactaatgtctatgggaggcagaaacactaatagtgaccacaggctgcactactgtctatgggaggtagaaacactaatagtgaccacaggctgcactaatgtctatgggaggtagaaacactaatagtgaccacaggctgcactactttcTATggtaggtagaaacactaatagtgaccacaggctgcactgctgtctatgggaggcagaagcactaatagtgatcacaggctgcactactgtctatggtaggtagaaacactaatagtgaccacaggctgcactactgtctatgggacgcagaaacactaatagtgaccacaggctacactactgtctatgggaggcagaagcactaatagtgatcacaggctgcactactgtctatgggaggcagaaacactaatagtggccacaggctgcactactgtctatggtaggtagaaacactaatagtgaccacaggctgcactactgtctatgggaggtaaaaatactaatagtgaccacaggctgcactactgtctatgggaggtagaaacactaatagtgaccacaggctgcactagtcTGAgacgcagaaacactaatagtgaccacaggctgcactactgtctatgggaggtagaaacactaatagtgaccacatgctgcactactgtctatgggaggtagaaacactaatagtgaccacatgctgcactactgtctatgggaggtagaaacactaatagtgaccacaggctgtactgctgtctatgggaggcagaaacactaatagtgaccacaggctgcacttctatctatgggaggcagaaacactaatagtgaccacaggctgcactactgtctatgggaggcagaaacactaatagtgaccacaggctgcactgctgtctatgagaggcagaa harbors:
- the TMEM256 gene encoding transmembrane protein 256 — encoded protein: MATSVAGRVWGRVGAVSGALAVTAGAYGAHGFRRSDRDDYLKELYVTGNQYHFLHSLALLAVPHCRRPLLAGSLLTSGMVLFCGTFYYHALSGDPSLTKAAPYGGALLILGWAAMAL